The stretch of DNA GTAGGTGGTTGTGTCAATGTCCTTTGCGATATCTTCCACACGAATGCGATTCAGGCCATCGTCACCGAAGAAAAGGACCTCCTCACCCACCTGAGGTTCATCATCCTCGAAATTAACCATGAATTGATCCATGCATATCCTGCCCGCAATCTTGTAGTCCTTTCCCTTGTATCCAACATATCCTCGCCGGTACCAGTTCCTGGGAAACCCGTCTGCAAAACCTGTCTGAATGACACCGATAAACGCGTCACTTTCGGGAGTATATTCGCTGCCATAACTGATGGGGGCTCCCGCTTTGACCCACCTGACCACCACGATCGGGCCCTTGAAGTTCATCACAGGCTCCACTTCCACGCACTCCGTTGTTTCATCTGAAGGATAAGCACCGTACATGAGCATTCCCACTCTCACCATATCGTGAAACGATTCAGGGATATTCAATACACCGCCACTGTTCCCAATGTGATAATACTTCACCGGGATATTCATGTCCCGGCTCACCTCCACAATCTTGGAGAATCTCTCGAGCTGAAGATACGCATACGTACGGTCGCCTTCATCTGCAGTGGCAAAATGGGAGTAAATGCCTTCGAGCTGGATCTCCGGATGTTTCTTCAATTCCCGCAGAACCTCGAGAGCTTCATCATACGAAACACCCAGCCTTGTCATTCCCGTATCAATCTTCAGATGAATCTTCGGTCCCTTCCCAGTCCTTCGGACAAATGCGGACACCATAGGTATTTCATCCGGCCATGAAATATTCAACGTTATGTTTCGTTCCACGGCCGACTGAAGATAATCCTCCGTCGTTCGAGAGAAAAGGAGTATATCACTCCTAATACCGTTTTCCCTGAGGTCAGTCGCCTCACCCAAGGTGAACACGGACAGAAAACTCACGCCTTCGCTCTCAAGAGCTTTTGAGACCGGAACCGCTCCATGTCCGTAAGCATTGGCCTTCACTACCGGCATGACCTTGACATTACCAACGTGTTGGCAAATCTTCCGGTAGTTTCGAATCAGACGATCAAGGTTGATTTCAGCAACCGGTCTATACATGTTGAATAGTTATTCTTGGATAGTCCTCGGGCGAGATGTGAAGATCGGAGAGCAAAAGTCCACCGTAGACAGGAGGAAAATCGGACTTCACCCACCGCAGGGAGTCAAGTTCAACCGGAAGCTGATTCTTGAGTACGTCACGATAGAATGCGGACTCCACGATAATGGACCCGCTGATGCCAATTTCCGTCTCACTTCCCGTCAATTCC from Candidatus Neomarinimicrobiota bacterium encodes:
- the alr gene encoding alanine racemase, producing MYRPVAEINLDRLIRNYRKICQHVGNVKVMPVVKANAYGHGAVPVSKALESEGVSFLSVFTLGEATDLRENGIRSDILLFSRTTEDYLQSAVERNITLNISWPDEIPMVSAFVRRTGKGPKIHLKIDTGMTRLGVSYDEALEVLRELKKHPEIQLEGIYSHFATADEGDRTYAYLQLERFSKIVEVSRDMNIPVKYYHIGNSGGVLNIPESFHDMVRVGMLMYGAYPSDETTECVEVEPVMNFKGPIVVVRWVKAGAPISYGSEYTPESDAFIGVIQTGFADGFPRNWYRRGYVGYKGKDYKIAGRICMDQFMVNFEDDEPQVGEEVLFFGDDGLNRIRVEDIAKDIDTTTYALMTAVGGRTERTYVGGNG